In the Portunus trituberculatus isolate SZX2019 chromosome 21, ASM1759143v1, whole genome shotgun sequence genome, one interval contains:
- the LOC123507017 gene encoding extensin-like, with translation MPTFTPGPHAPPVLTHTLCEQNYNNAQHDLRRPATATTAPPRHATPPSPKLTHRPTTVQPPPLPFHRPSTALPLSSTAHHLHCLATTTQPSPRHCPPMLLSPNHRPDTAQPPPLPLHRPAPTITPILPLPPPRHCPAPPTTSTARLSPLSHRIATVYHRPVSPPPRHCSNTLSWDRHPLHLTYPSSPQHTSAHVNTRQHTSEHISTPQHTSEHVSTRQHTSEHVSTPQHMSKHVSTRQNTSAHLSIRQNTSANLSTPHVSTRQNTSAHLSTLQHTSAHLSTRQNTSAHVITRQNTSAHLSTRQHTSEHVSTRQHTSEHLSTLQHTSAHVNTRQHTSAHFNTPQHTSVPSNLLFITFSNIF, from the exons TGTGAACAGAACTACAACAATGCACAACACGACCTGCGCCGcccagccaccgccaccaccgccccaccacgccacgccacgccaccgtCACCGAAACTCACCCATCGCCCCACCACTGTGCAGCCACCGCCACTGCCCTTCCACCGCCCCTCTACTGCCCTGCCACTGTCCAGcaccgcccaccacctccactgcctcgccaccaccacccagccatCGCCCCGCCACTGTCCACCAATGCTCCTGTCACCCAACCATCGCCCCGACACTGCCCAGCCACCGCCACTGCCCCTCCACCGCCCCGCCCCAACCATCACCCCGATACTGCCCCTTCCACCCCCTCGCCACTGTCCAGcaccgcccaccacctccactgccCGGCTATCACCACTCAGCCATCGCATCGCCACTGTCTACCACCGCCCCGTCTCGCCACCGCCCCGCCACTGCTCCAACACTCTTTCATGGGACCGTCAT CCTCTCCACCTCACGTATCCCAGCTCACCTCAGCACACCTCAGCACACGTCAACACACGTCAGCACACGTCAGAACACATCAGCACACCTCAGCACACGTCAGAACACGTCAGCACACGTCAACACACGTCAGAACACGTCAGCACACCTCAGCACATGTCAAAGCACGTCAGCACACGTCAGAACACGTCAGCACACCTCAGCATACGTCAGAACACGTCAGCAAACCTCAGCACAC CACACGTCAGCACACGTCAGAACACCTCAGCACACCTCAGCACACTTCAACACACCTCAGCACACCTCAGCACACGTCAGAACACGTCAGCACACGTCATCACACGTCAGAATACCTCAGCACACCTCAGCACACGTCAGCACACGTCAGAACACGTCAGCACACGTCAGCACACGTCAGAACACCTCAGCACACTTCAACACACCTCAGCACACGTCAACACACGTCAGCACACCTCAGCACACTTCAACACACCTCAGCACACCTCAGTACCTTCAAATCTACTCTTTATTACATTCTCTAACATCTTCTAG